One Bythopirellula goksoeyrii genomic window, GATTCGAGTTCTCTTGAACATCAAAGCGCCCCTTTTGATTGGGCTGGGCCTCGCACTCTTAGCGTGGGCCTACGATGAGGCCAATGGATTTGGAACCATGCTCTCGAAACCCTCGGCCTTTGAAGTAGGCGGCTCGAAGGCTGGAATGTTTTGGCCTTTCTTCTTTGCTTCTCTGACAGCGAATGTCGGATTTTGGGCGACACTTTCGCTCAATATTCCTGACTTTAGCCGCTATGCCTATTCACAGCGCGATCAGGCACTGGGCCAGGCATTGGGACTGCCAACTACGATGGCGTTGTTTTCGTTCATCGGGATTGCTGTCACCGGAGCGACGGCGGTCATCTATGGCGAAACTATTTGGGATCCCGTCATCTTGCTCACCAAATTCAAAAATCCCGTTGTGCTTGTCGTGGCGATGGTAGCGCTTTGCATCGCCACGCTCGCCACTAACATCGCCGCCAACGTTGTTAGTCCTGCCAACGACTTTGCCCATCTTGCCCCTCGGTGGATATCTTTTCGCACAGGGGGATTCATCACGGGATTGATCGGGATACTGATGCAACCTTGGAAATTGATCGCCGATCCCACCGGGTACATCTTTCGCTGGTTGGTGGCGTACTCAGCTTTGCTGGGAGCCGTGGGAGGCGTACTGCTTGCCGACTATCTAGTTCTACGAAAGACTCAACTTGATCTGGACGGGCTTTACCGCCGCGAGGGACCCTACTGGTATCGGAGAGGATTTAACCCCATGGCGATCATCGCGATGGTGCTCGGTATTGCGCCCTGCGTGCCGGGATTTCTTGCCGCGGTATCTGATCATTGGAAAGAATCTGTCCCCGTGTTTTGGGCTGATCTCTACCACTACGCCTGGTTCATCAGTTTTGGGGTGTCGTTTGTGGCGTATCTGGTGCTAATGAAGATGAAACCTGTTAAAATGTGATAGGGCTGCAGGAGGTTATCCATGAGTACCAGCGAACGAACACCAACAGTGGTTTCTTTTGGCGAAGACGTCTTAGATAGGATGGTTTTGGCAGTGGAGAACGTACGTGATCGTTTGCGAAGGGCTACCGTTGCCTTGGAGGCAGCAAATGTGCCCTATGCTGTAATTGGTGGCAATGCAGTTGGAGCCTGGGTCTCGAAAGTCGACCCTACGATCGCCCGCAATACTGTAGACGTTGATCTGCTGGTCAACCGTACAGATTTTGATTTAGTGAAAGCAGCTTTGGAAAAAGCCGGATTCGTTTATCGCCATGTAAAGAGCATTGACATGTTTCTCGATGGCCCTGGTGCCCGCGCGCGAGATGCTTTGCATATTCTGTATGCAGGTGAAAAGGTACGAGGAGATGATCTTTCACCCGCTCCTTCTCTGGATATCTCTGCGAGTCACGACTCCTATCGATTGCTTGACCTGGAACCGCTCTTGATGATGAAGCTGACCTCTTTTCGACGCAAGGATCAAGTCCACATACAAGATTTGATCCAAGCCGGCCTCATCGACAACTCCTGGATTGCTAAGTTTCCACCAGAACTTGCAATGAGATTACAAGCAATCTTGGATGATCCTGAGGGTTAAAATCACCCAGCCACAATCTCGTCGTAGCTATCCGGCCGTCGATCGCGGAAGAATTGCCAGGTATTGCGCACCTCGCGGATCATGTCCAGGTCCATGTCGGCAATCACGATGGCGTCGCCGGAACGGTCGGCTTGGGCGACGAACTGGCCGCGGGGGTCGCAGAAATAACTTTGGCCATAGAACTCGCCGATTCGCCAGGGTTCTTCAAAGCCAGGGCGATTGATGGCACCCATGTAGTACTGATTTGCCACAGCGTGTGCAGGCTGTTCAATCTTCCATAGATACTCGCTCAAGCCTGCAACGGTCGCCGACGGATTAAAAACAATTTCGGCTCCGTTGAGTCCCAGGCAGCGTGCTCCTTCGGGAAAGTGGCGGTCGTAGCAAATGTAGACACCGACTTTGCCAACTTTCGTTTCGAACACTGGGTACCCTAAATTGCCGGGACGGAAGTAAAACTTTTCCCAAAAGCCAGGATTGCAATGGGGAATGTGCATCTTGCGGAATTTGCCGAGGTACTCGCCTGTCGAGTCGATGACTGACGCTGTGTTGTAATACACGCCAGTGAGGTCTTCCTCGTACATGGGGACAACGATGACCATCTTATGCTTCTTGGCCAGGTCTTGCATCAGCTTGGTGGTTGGACCGTCTGGTATTCTTTCTGTCAGTTCATACCACTTGGGATCCTGCTCGGCACAGAAATAGGGGCCATAAAAAAGTTCCTGCATGCATACGACTTCGGCCCCCTTATCGGCAGCCTGGGCGAGCAGGTCGACATGCTTGTCGATCATCGCCTGCTTCACTTTTTCAACACCTGAGGTGACCGGCTCACAAAGGGTCGCTTGAATCAAGGCACCGCGGACATTTCTGGGCATCGGAATGCCTCCTCATAAAATCAGGCAAAGGAACTTAACGAGACCATACGTACCAACCGCAAGTTGGCAGTTAAATGTCTAACTACGACTGTAAGTACCGAATTCACTAGGGTATGATAACCGTATGAATTCTAGCTGACTACTACCCATTGCTATTGTCAATGGTGTATACCCGCAAGCGTTTCAACTAAAAGCTTTTCCATAGAAGCAGATCATTCACTTAGAGGTGAAATCATGTCTAGCGTCGCAGATGCCGCCATACCCGTCGTTCCCGTTCTTCAATCTGGCAAGTGGCACAAACACTCCAGCAATGCGGGAGGCGATGTCTACAATCCCTCCACAGGTCAGGTGATTGCTCGAGTGCCGTTTTGCAACACCGACGAAACAGCCGGCGTGGTCGCAGCAGCGGCCGAGGCTTTGCCAGCTTGGGGCGAAACTCCTGCGGTAGAACGGGCCCGAGTAATGTTTCGCTTCCGCGATCTGGTCGCTGAGAATTTTGAGGAGCTTGCTGCATTGGTCACACGCGAGCATGGCAAAACGCTTCCTGAGTCTCGAGC contains:
- a CDS encoding NCS1 family nucleobase:cation symporter-1, coding for MANPSADQVAHDDGIQELTTDLSHSPYYSHDMAPVPRSGRRWSTRDMAVLWISMAACVPTYMLASGMIDEGMNWWQAIITIFLGNVIVLVPMILNAHAGTKYGIPFPVYCRPSFGILGANVPALLRALVACGWFGIQAWIGGAAIYQIIVSFVPAWSSLENLPFIDINLAEVACFMFFWAINMWVIYMGVESIRVLLNIKAPLLIGLGLALLAWAYDEANGFGTMLSKPSAFEVGGSKAGMFWPFFFASLTANVGFWATLSLNIPDFSRYAYSQRDQALGQALGLPTTMALFSFIGIAVTGATAVIYGETIWDPVILLTKFKNPVVLVVAMVALCIATLATNIAANVVSPANDFAHLAPRWISFRTGGFITGLIGILMQPWKLIADPTGYIFRWLVAYSALLGAVGGVLLADYLVLRKTQLDLDGLYRREGPYWYRRGFNPMAIIAMVLGIAPCVPGFLAAVSDHWKESVPVFWADLYHYAWFISFGVSFVAYLVLMKMKPVKM
- a CDS encoding nucleotidyltransferase family protein, with the protein product MSTSERTPTVVSFGEDVLDRMVLAVENVRDRLRRATVALEAANVPYAVIGGNAVGAWVSKVDPTIARNTVDVDLLVNRTDFDLVKAALEKAGFVYRHVKSIDMFLDGPGARARDALHILYAGEKVRGDDLSPAPSLDISASHDSYRLLDLEPLLMMKLTSFRRKDQVHIQDLIQAGLIDNSWIAKFPPELAMRLQAILDDPEG
- a CDS encoding nitrilase-related carbon-nitrogen hydrolase produces the protein MPRNVRGALIQATLCEPVTSGVEKVKQAMIDKHVDLLAQAADKGAEVVCMQELFYGPYFCAEQDPKWYELTERIPDGPTTKLMQDLAKKHKMVIVVPMYEEDLTGVYYNTASVIDSTGEYLGKFRKMHIPHCNPGFWEKFYFRPGNLGYPVFETKVGKVGVYICYDRHFPEGARCLGLNGAEIVFNPSATVAGLSEYLWKIEQPAHAVANQYYMGAINRPGFEEPWRIGEFYGQSYFCDPRGQFVAQADRSGDAIVIADMDLDMIREVRNTWQFFRDRRPDSYDEIVAG